The nucleotide window TCGGTGAACGCCGGCGCGGTCACGCCCGGGAGAGCTGCTCCTTGAGCTTCTCGGCGCGGAAATGCTGCGTGAGGGGCTCGACCAGCTCGTCGAGGCGCCCGTCGAGGATCTCCTGGAGGCGGTGCGACGTGAGGCCGATCCGGTGGTCGGTCACGCGGGACTGCGGAAAGTTGTAAGTACGGATCTTTTCGGATCGGTCGCCGGATCCGACCATCTTCTTGCGTTCCGCGGCGATCGATCCCTGCTGCTTCTCGCGTTCGACCTCGAGGAGGCGCGCCTTGAGGACCCGGAGGGCCTTCGCCTTGTTCTTGATCTGCGAGCGTTCGTCCTGGCACTGGACGACGATTCCGGTGGGGAGGTGGGTCAGCCGCACCGCGGAGTAGGTCGTGTTGACCCCCTGCCCGCCCGGCCCGGAGGCGCAGAAGCGGTCGACCCGGAGATCCTTCTCGTGGACCTCGACGTCGACGTCTTCCGCTTCCGGCATCACCGCGACGGTCGCCGCGGAGGTGTGGATCCGGCCGGAGGCCTCCGTCTGCGGCACCCGCTGGACGCGATGGACTCCTCCTTCGTACTTCAGCCGCGAGTACGCGCCCTCTCCTTCGATGATCGCGGTCGCGGACTTCACTCCGCGGAGGCCCGTCTCCTCGAGATCGATCATCTCGAACTTCCATCGGCGGCTCTCCGCGTAGCGCTGGTACATCCGCAGGAGGTCCGCCGCGAAGAGCGAGGCTTCCTCGCCGCCGGTGCCGCCCCGGATCTCGAGGATCACGTTGCGGGAGTCGTTCGGGTCCCGGGGCACGAGCAGGAGCCGCAGCTCTTCCTCGATCGAGGCGATCCTCGCGCGAAGCTCCTCGGCCTCGGCCGCCGCCATCTCCTGGAGCTCGTCGCCCGGCGGGAGGGAGGCGAGAACCTCCCGCGCGCCGTCGAGATCGGCGGCCGCCTTCCGGTAGGCCCGGTACTTCTCGACGATCGGCTCGAACTCGGCGAGCGCCTTCTGGGCGTCGCGGACCGCGGCGTAGTCCTGCGCGACGGCCGGGTCCTCGAGGCGACGCTGGATCGCCGCGTACTGGCTTTCGATTTCCTGGAGTTTTTCGATCATCGGTTCTCCTCTCTCGGGATGCGGGCGGGCGCCGCCGGCGCCGGGGCGAGAGGAGCCGCTACAGAACGGCGGCGCGCGCGGGCTCGGCGGCGTCGAAGACGAGCGCCTCGCGGAGCGCGGTCAGGGCGATCTCGATCTGGGCGTCGTCCGGCTCGCGCGTCGTGATCTTCTGGAGGAGGAGTCCGGGGGCGATCAGGAGGCGAAGCACCGGATTGCCGACGTGCCGCGACGAGAAACGAATCGTCTCGTACGCGAGCCCGGCGATCACGGGGATCAGCACGAGGCGCGAGGCGAGCTTGACGGCGAGCGGCGCCGACGAGGGGACGAACGCGAAGAGCGCGACCGAGAGCGCGAGCACGAAGAGCAGGAACGACGTTCCGCAACGCGGATGGAGCCGCGATTTCACCCGGGCGTTCTCGACCGTGAGGCTCTCGCCCGCTTCGAACGTGTACACCACCTTGTGCTCGGCCCCGTGGTATTCGAAGACCCGCTGGATGTCGCGCATCCGCGAGATCGCGATCAGGTACGCGAAGAAGAGGAGCACCCGGATCCCGCCGTCGACGGCGTTGAACGCGAACGTCCCCATCCCGCCGTCGAGACGTCCCTTGATCGCGTTCGTGAGGAGGAGCGGCAGGAACAGGAACAGCCCGATCCCGAGGAGCACCGCGAACGCCATCGCGCCGGCGATCGCCGCCGACGTCGCGCGGTCGCTCGATCCCGCCGGGCGATCCTCCGGGGCGACCGAGTGGTGGGCGGCGAACGACAGCGCGCGAAACCCGAGGAAGAGCGACTGGAGGAGGACCGCCGATCCGCGGAGGATCGGCAGCTTCAGGACGGGGAAGTTCCGGGCGGGCGAGGGCACGGGCGCGCGGTCGACCGCGACGGTTCCGTCGGGGCGCCGGACGGCGACGGCGAAACCCCGCGCCGACCGCATCATGACGCCGTCGAGGACCGCCTGGCCGCCGACGAGCATGTCCGGATTGAGCGCGTAGGCGTCTTCGGCCACCGCTGCCTCGTCAGGCCCGCTTCTGATAGCGCTTCTGGAAGCGTTCCACGCGTCCGGCGGAGTCGACGAGCTTCTGCTTACCGGTGAAGAACGGGTGGCACTTGCTGCAGATCTCGAGACGCAGCTCTTTCTTCGTCGAGCGCGTCGTGAACGTCTCGCCGCACGCGCAGTGAACGAGCACTTCCTGGTATTCGGGATGGATGTTCTGCTTCATGGTTCTTTCTCTTCCGTTCGAGCCGAAACGCATATTCTACCCAAAAATTCCCGTTTGCTCAACCCGGTCCTCCCGAGGACCACGCGGGCCCCGGAAGAGCGCTCCCCGCGATCGCGGCGCCGCAAGTTACAATGCGCGCTGATGTTCACCCTCAAAGTCGAGGTTCCGGGCGAGGAGCCGCGCCGGATCCCCCTCGACAAACCGGTCACGACGATCGGCCGCTCCTCGTTCAACGACGTCGTCCTCGGGGACAAGAGCCTTTCGCGGCGGCATGCCCGCATCCTCAAGGACGGCGAGGGCCTTTCCGTCGAGGACCTCGATTCCCGGAACGGGACGTTCTTCAACGGCGAGCGGCTCACGTCCGTCCGCGCGCTCGGCGAAGGGGACCGGATCACGATCGGGGCCTGCACCCTGACGGTCTCCCGCAGTTCGACGACGCAGGTGCAGATCGACCCCGCCCAGCGGTTCGACCCGCACGATTCGACGGTATTCCGCGCCGAGGCCTCCCTCCTGAAGCTGCAGCCCCACTACACGGACCCCAACCTTCCGGCGACCCAGCTCGCCCGGCTCGTGGAATCGATGCGGGTGGTCAACGAGATGACGCTGGAGCTCATCCGCGACGTGCCGATCGGCGACATGCTGAATTTCCTCATGGACCGCGTCTTCGAGACGCTGAAGCCGGACCGGGGAGTGGTGCTCCTGAAGCGCGGGGACGTGCT belongs to Thermoanaerobaculia bacterium and includes:
- the prfA gene encoding peptide chain release factor 1, which codes for MIEKLQEIESQYAAIQRRLEDPAVAQDYAAVRDAQKALAEFEPIVEKYRAYRKAAADLDGAREVLASLPPGDELQEMAAAEAEELRARIASIEEELRLLLVPRDPNDSRNVILEIRGGTGGEEASLFAADLLRMYQRYAESRRWKFEMIDLEETGLRGVKSATAIIEGEGAYSRLKYEGGVHRVQRVPQTEASGRIHTSAATVAVMPEAEDVDVEVHEKDLRVDRFCASGPGGQGVNTTYSAVRLTHLPTGIVVQCQDERSQIKNKAKALRVLKARLLEVEREKQQGSIAAERKKMVGSGDRSEKIRTYNFPQSRVTDHRIGLTSHRLQEILDGRLDELVEPLTQHFRAEKLKEQLSRA
- a CDS encoding DUF1385 domain-containing protein; the encoded protein is MAEDAYALNPDMLVGGQAVLDGVMMRSARGFAVAVRRPDGTVAVDRAPVPSPARNFPVLKLPILRGSAVLLQSLFLGFRALSFAAHHSVAPEDRPAGSSDRATSAAIAGAMAFAVLLGIGLFLFLPLLLTNAIKGRLDGGMGTFAFNAVDGGIRVLLFFAYLIAISRMRDIQRVFEYHGAEHKVVYTFEAGESLTVENARVKSRLHPRCGTSFLLFVLALSVALFAFVPSSAPLAVKLASRLVLIPVIAGLAYETIRFSSRHVGNPVLRLLIAPGLLLQKITTREPDDAQIEIALTALREALVFDAAEPARAAVL
- the rpmE gene encoding 50S ribosomal protein L31 — translated: MKQNIHPEYQEVLVHCACGETFTTRSTKKELRLEICSKCHPFFTGKQKLVDSAGRVERFQKRYQKRA